A stretch of Cicer arietinum cultivar CDC Frontier isolate Library 1 chromosome 5, Cicar.CDCFrontier_v2.0, whole genome shotgun sequence DNA encodes these proteins:
- the LOC101490396 gene encoding eugenol synthase 1-like, with the protein MEGKKNKIIVFGGSGYIGKYMVKASISLGYPTFVYTHPINSKTSTSKIQLFKEFNSMGVTLVEGELEHEQIVKVIKEVDIVICTFPYPQVMEQLKIIHAIKVAGNIKRFLPSDFGVEEDRVHPLPPFQAFLDKKRKIRREIEAAKIPYTFVSANCFGAYFVNFLLHPYERNKDIAIYGNGETKAILNYEEDVAMYTIKVANDPRTQNRIVVYRPSKNIITQNELIFQWEKKCGQNFHKTFIPEDKIVKLSQTLPPPEDIPISIVHSIFVKGDLVNFDLGEDDLEVSQLYPEYNYTSIDQLLDKFLVDPPPPASAAFE; encoded by the exons atggagggTAAGAAGAATAAGATTATTGTATTTGGTGGAAGTGGTTACATAGGTAAGTATATGGTGAAGGCAAGCATCTCTTTAGGTTATCCAACTTTTGTGTATACCCACCCTATTAATTCAAAAACTTCAACATCCAAGATACAACTTTTCAAGGAATTCAATTCCATGGGAGTAACACTTGTGGAG gGAGAACTTGAGCATGAGCAAATAGTGAAAGTGATTAAAGAAGTAGACATTGTGATATGTACCTTTCCATACCCACAAGTGATGGAGCAACTCAAAATTATTCATGCTATCAAAGTTGCTGGAAATATTAAG AGATTTCTTCCATCAGATTTTGGTGTAGAAGAAGATAGAGTACACcctcttcctccttttcaagctTTTCttgataagaaaagaaaaattagaagAGAAATCGAAGCAGCTAAAATTCCTTATACTTTTGTCTCTGCAAATTGTTTTGGTGCATACTTTGTCAATTTCTTGCTTCATCCATATGAGAGAAACAAAGATATTGCAATCTATGGCAACGGTGAAACCAAAG cTATACTAAATTATGAAGAAGATGTTGCTATGTACACTATTAAAGTGGCAAATGATCCAAGAACACAGAATCGCATTGTTGTGTATCGACCTTCAAAGAATATCATAACACAAAATGAGTTGATATTTCAATGGGAGAAAAAATGTGGCCAGAACTTTCACAAAACTTTTATTCCAGAGGACAAGATTGTCAAATTATCACAAA CTTTACCTCCTCCAGAAGATATACCAATTTCTATAGTCCATAGCATATTTGTTAAAGGGGATCTTGTGAACTTTGATCTAGGGGAAGATGACCTTGAAGTTTCACAACTATATCCTGAATATAACTACACATCTATTGATCAACTTCTTGATAAATTTCTTGTGGACCCTCCACCCCCTGCATCTGCTGCTTTTGAATGA